The Ralstonia pickettii genome has a segment encoding these proteins:
- a CDS encoding PRTRC system ParB family protein has translation MQENQQSVTVKLGQIRPGKNPRKYFDPAKMAEITESIREDGVIQPVLVRPLEDGTYELVAGERRYRGAKAACGDDYDMPVVIREMTEGEARRLALIENVQRADMAPSEEAVAAADIVGDLKGDRDEAARQLGWPRSTLDRRLALMNCSPAVLDALNTRSIQLGHAELLATLTKEKQDLFLPIILQEKKTVADLKKAIEQAACNLKDAIFDKSECATCAHNSELQSVMFSEAISSGSCTNPTCYKGKTETQLEGISYGLKDEYPVIRIVRAGDNHTRVQLQVEGPTGVGAEQAKACHGCQNFGAAVSGLPDSLGKVFRGQCFDPSCNAKKVAARIKAERAEAPSTVKGPKAAPAKEGADKGGKAEHAATSIAESDKVKTYRQGVWRKALRREVAANEATANHYLLALSLSGHARTITSDKMGTLFERIADETSSPTDLSKNLISVAGLATDKRLNLTISLALAAIEGIDVPVLTSLCKYHALDLTKHWNLQKSKDFLELLTKSELKALADELGMRNALGDRFSKLFNQSKLEVIEALLKVDGFDYTGKVPKVLKF, from the coding sequence ATGCAAGAAAACCAACAGAGCGTCACCGTCAAACTCGGCCAAATCCGGCCGGGCAAGAACCCCCGGAAGTACTTCGATCCCGCGAAAATGGCGGAGATCACGGAGTCCATCCGTGAGGATGGCGTAATTCAACCTGTACTGGTGCGCCCTCTTGAGGACGGCACCTACGAACTGGTCGCTGGCGAGCGCCGGTACCGTGGGGCGAAAGCTGCCTGCGGTGACGATTACGACATGCCCGTTGTCATCCGTGAGATGACGGAAGGGGAAGCGCGCCGGCTGGCGCTCATCGAGAACGTTCAGCGCGCCGACATGGCGCCGTCTGAAGAAGCCGTTGCGGCCGCGGACATCGTTGGGGACCTGAAAGGTGACCGCGATGAAGCTGCCCGCCAACTCGGCTGGCCGCGATCGACCCTCGACCGCCGGCTGGCGCTAATGAACTGCAGTCCTGCGGTGCTGGACGCGCTGAACACGCGTTCCATCCAGCTTGGGCATGCCGAGCTGCTTGCGACCCTGACGAAGGAAAAGCAGGACCTGTTCTTGCCGATCATTCTGCAAGAGAAAAAGACGGTGGCGGACCTCAAGAAGGCCATCGAACAAGCTGCCTGCAACCTGAAGGACGCGATCTTCGACAAGAGCGAGTGTGCGACATGCGCGCACAACTCGGAATTGCAGTCGGTGATGTTTTCCGAGGCGATTTCCTCCGGTAGCTGTACCAACCCGACCTGCTACAAGGGCAAGACCGAGACGCAGCTGGAAGGTATCTCGTACGGCCTGAAGGACGAATACCCGGTTATCCGTATCGTCCGCGCTGGCGACAACCACACGCGCGTGCAATTGCAGGTGGAGGGACCGACGGGAGTCGGTGCCGAACAGGCGAAAGCATGTCACGGCTGCCAGAATTTCGGCGCCGCGGTGAGTGGTCTGCCGGACAGCCTGGGCAAGGTCTTCCGTGGTCAGTGTTTTGATCCGTCCTGCAATGCCAAGAAGGTTGCAGCGAGGATCAAGGCCGAGCGCGCTGAAGCGCCGTCTACTGTTAAGGGCCCCAAAGCCGCGCCGGCCAAGGAGGGCGCGGACAAGGGCGGAAAGGCCGAACACGCGGCCACGTCGATTGCCGAGTCGGACAAGGTGAAGACCTACCGACAAGGGGTGTGGCGCAAGGCGCTACGCCGGGAGGTGGCGGCCAACGAAGCAACGGCCAACCACTATCTCCTCGCACTTTCGCTGTCCGGTCATGCACGCACCATCACCAGCGACAAGATGGGGACGCTCTTTGAACGGATCGCGGACGAGACCAGCTCTCCCACCGATCTCTCGAAGAACCTTATCTCTGTGGCCGGCCTGGCTACTGACAAGCGGCTCAATCTGACGATCTCGCTCGCGCTTGCCGCGATCGAAGGAATCGATGTGCCTGTCTTGACGTCGCTCTGCAAGTACCACGCGCTCGACCTGACCAAGCACTGGAACCTTCAGAAATCCAAGGATTTTCTGGAACTCCTGACCAAATCGGAGTTGAAGGCTCTCGCCGACGAGCTGGGCATGCGCAACGCGCTCGGCGATCGCTTTTCCAAGCTGTTCAACCAATCGAAGCTCGAAGTCATTGAGGCCCTCCTCAAGGTAGACGGGTTTGACTACACGGGCAAGGTGCCCAAGGTCTTGAAGTTCTGA
- a CDS encoding SPFH domain-containing protein: MDYLLGHIWQIVGAIAVISIAAAYRQVLWLFGVIIVPDDSIGVVTKKFVLFGSNRSLPDGRILALTGEAGYQADTLAPGLHWALWPWQYAVELKKFVTIPVGKVGVVEACDGHPLPSGRILAKRINCDMFQDARQFLEGDGQRGPQIDVIPPGTYRVNPLLFKVTLADTITIPPSQIGVVEARDGSPLPAGRVIAKQVVCDSYQDGASFLENGGERGPQSGIIAPGSYRINPVLFDVNVAEVVDIPDNKVGIVTTREGKPLGRGEIAGPEVPDHNMFQNPQAFIQNGGCKGLQEQVLLAGRYFINPRFATVDVVDMTEVPIAHVGVVIAYVGNEGRDVSGDSFKHANLVSRGEKGVWAEPLDPGKYPINPYTHKIRNVPTANVVLNWAAGKSEAHKLDANLSTITVRSADGFKFNLDVSQIIHIPRNDAPKVIARFGDMSALVTQVLEPTIGNYFRNSAQASDIIDFLRERSKRQDDARKAIGDALAEYNVGAVDTLIGDIVPPEQLMQTLTDRKQAEQERVTFETQKQAQAVRQELEQATALANTQAKVVDAERQVSISEFNARAAVKQAEGEAQAKTINAEADAKVVRLVGEAEAAKVEAIGTAEASVIKQKIDSMESGNYAVVQVAEALAGSGMKLVPDVVATGGSGSGGGTLVEVLLANLIRDGMHKGSGLPLNGESAVKPEALPAP; encoded by the coding sequence ATGGATTACCTCCTCGGTCATATTTGGCAGATTGTGGGTGCAATCGCAGTGATCAGTATCGCAGCAGCCTACCGCCAAGTGCTCTGGCTGTTTGGCGTCATCATCGTCCCCGATGACAGCATTGGCGTCGTGACGAAGAAATTCGTTCTCTTCGGCTCAAACCGCAGTCTCCCCGACGGGCGCATCTTGGCGCTGACCGGCGAAGCTGGTTACCAGGCGGACACGCTCGCCCCGGGCCTCCATTGGGCGCTCTGGCCGTGGCAGTACGCAGTTGAGCTGAAGAAGTTCGTGACGATCCCGGTGGGGAAGGTTGGGGTCGTCGAAGCCTGTGACGGCCATCCTCTGCCGAGCGGCCGCATTCTTGCGAAACGCATCAACTGCGACATGTTTCAGGACGCGCGGCAGTTCCTCGAGGGAGATGGCCAACGTGGCCCGCAGATCGATGTAATTCCGCCGGGCACGTATCGGGTCAATCCCCTGCTGTTCAAGGTCACGCTCGCGGATACCATCACGATCCCGCCCAGCCAGATCGGCGTCGTGGAAGCCCGTGACGGCTCACCGTTGCCGGCGGGCCGCGTAATCGCCAAGCAGGTAGTGTGTGACTCCTACCAGGATGGCGCTTCGTTCCTGGAAAACGGTGGTGAGCGTGGGCCGCAGAGTGGCATCATCGCCCCGGGTTCCTATCGCATCAACCCGGTACTCTTCGATGTCAATGTGGCCGAAGTGGTGGACATTCCCGACAACAAAGTCGGCATCGTGACTACGCGCGAAGGCAAGCCCTTGGGGCGGGGCGAAATCGCTGGCCCGGAAGTGCCTGACCACAACATGTTCCAGAATCCGCAGGCGTTCATCCAGAACGGGGGCTGCAAGGGTTTGCAGGAACAGGTGCTCCTCGCCGGCCGCTACTTCATCAACCCGCGCTTCGCCACCGTTGACGTCGTCGATATGACCGAGGTACCGATTGCCCACGTCGGCGTGGTGATCGCCTATGTCGGCAACGAGGGACGGGACGTTTCCGGCGATTCCTTCAAGCATGCCAACCTCGTCTCGCGTGGTGAGAAGGGAGTATGGGCCGAGCCGCTCGATCCGGGCAAGTATCCGATCAATCCCTACACCCACAAGATCCGCAATGTGCCGACCGCAAACGTCGTGCTGAACTGGGCGGCAGGGAAATCGGAGGCCCACAAGCTCGACGCCAATCTGTCGACCATCACGGTACGCTCGGCAGATGGCTTCAAGTTCAACCTCGATGTCAGCCAGATCATCCACATTCCGCGCAACGATGCTCCGAAGGTCATTGCCCGATTCGGTGATATGTCCGCGCTGGTGACGCAGGTCCTTGAACCGACCATTGGCAACTACTTCCGTAACAGCGCCCAGGCCTCCGACATCATCGACTTCCTGCGTGAGCGGTCGAAGCGTCAGGACGACGCCCGAAAGGCCATCGGTGACGCGCTGGCTGAGTACAACGTCGGCGCGGTTGACACGCTGATCGGCGACATCGTGCCACCCGAGCAGCTGATGCAGACCCTGACCGACCGGAAGCAGGCCGAGCAGGAGAGAGTCACGTTCGAAACCCAGAAGCAAGCCCAAGCCGTCCGTCAGGAGCTGGAGCAAGCGACGGCCCTGGCCAATACCCAGGCGAAGGTGGTCGACGCAGAGCGTCAGGTGTCCATCTCGGAGTTCAACGCTCGGGCGGCGGTGAAGCAGGCCGAGGGTGAAGCGCAAGCTAAGACGATCAACGCGGAAGCGGACGCCAAGGTGGTCAGGCTGGTGGGTGAAGCGGAGGCCGCGAAGGTCGAGGCCATCGGTACCGCGGAGGCCAGCGTCATCAAGCAGAAGATCGACTCGATGGAGAGCGGCAACTACGCCGTCGTCCAGGTCGCGGAGGCGCTTGCCGGCTCCGGGATGAAGCTGGTGCCGGATGTCGTTGCAACCGGCGGCAGCGGTAGTGGTGGCGGTACTCTCGTGGAAGTGCTGCTGGCCAATCTGATTCGCGATGGCATGCACAAGGGAAGTGGTCTGCCCTTGAATGGCGAGTCAGCGGTCAAGCCCGAAGCCCTCCCGGCCCCCTAA
- a CDS encoding PRTRC system ThiF family protein, producing MTHSIPRAMTERAWRIAVVGAGGTGSAVIPSLARLHHAMLELGHPGGIDCVVYDDDTVSESNVGRQGFYPADVGRHKAALLVNRLNVLMGTNWQAEVQRINANDRFCCDLVVGCVDTRAARKAILKAMQRGTGGYYLDCGNETDRGQVILGQVRGRAEHRLPHVGDLFPELIDPKRDAKDTAPSCSMEDALRKQSLVINQAIAVQAFNLLWTLFRTGTLQYSGVFVNLEAGRTSPLPVDPEAWARFGYVPSMRKAQKPPRIAA from the coding sequence ATGACGCATAGCATCCCTCGCGCGATGACAGAGCGGGCATGGCGCATTGCTGTAGTAGGCGCCGGCGGAACGGGGAGTGCGGTTATCCCAAGTCTGGCGCGGCTCCATCACGCCATGCTCGAACTTGGCCATCCCGGTGGTATCGACTGTGTCGTCTATGACGATGACACGGTCAGTGAGAGCAACGTCGGCCGCCAGGGCTTCTATCCAGCGGATGTCGGTCGGCACAAGGCTGCTCTTCTGGTCAATCGGTTGAATGTGCTCATGGGCACCAACTGGCAGGCGGAAGTGCAGCGTATCAATGCCAATGATCGGTTCTGCTGTGATTTGGTCGTTGGATGTGTGGATACGAGGGCGGCGCGAAAGGCCATCCTCAAGGCCATGCAACGCGGCACGGGCGGCTACTATCTCGATTGCGGCAATGAGACCGATCGTGGTCAAGTCATCCTTGGCCAAGTTCGCGGCCGGGCTGAACATCGCCTACCTCACGTCGGCGACCTGTTTCCTGAGCTGATTGATCCGAAGCGCGATGCAAAGGACACGGCGCCGTCTTGTTCGATGGAGGATGCGCTGCGCAAGCAGTCGCTGGTCATCAACCAGGCGATTGCAGTGCAAGCCTTCAATTTGCTTTGGACATTGTTCCGCACCGGGACGCTGCAGTACAGCGGTGTGTTTGTAAATCTCGAAGCGGGGCGCACGAGTCCGCTCCCGGTAGACCCGGAGGCATGGGCGCGATTCGGGTACGTGCCGAGTATGCGCAAGGCGCAGAAGCCGCCGCGAATTGCTGCTTGA
- a CDS encoding PRTRC system protein A, whose product MHPMDMTLQASFPTIMVPKFGSLTPLSGSGERLLVGTNGVFLEVVRPWLRVVRKIASYEVETAVPYGTVNEETELPCGQLPAELVGQFGEMARASMPNETGAWIVWNGVSCEFRLVPVAILDHGSGHLRYDRPVLQENEHLVMDCHSHGTFEAFFSGTDNQDDRHDVKFAFVLGNCASIRPSMALRLCVKGIFERVHDIPAAWRQKFGIREVV is encoded by the coding sequence ATGCATCCGATGGACATGACGCTGCAAGCGTCTTTCCCGACGATCATGGTGCCGAAATTCGGTAGCCTGACACCATTGTCTGGTAGTGGTGAACGCCTGCTGGTGGGAACCAACGGCGTGTTCCTCGAAGTGGTTCGCCCGTGGCTGCGGGTAGTTCGCAAGATCGCAAGCTACGAAGTCGAAACTGCCGTCCCCTACGGGACTGTCAATGAGGAGACCGAGTTGCCATGCGGTCAACTTCCAGCTGAACTGGTTGGCCAGTTTGGCGAGATGGCGCGTGCGTCGATGCCGAACGAAACCGGTGCTTGGATCGTCTGGAATGGCGTCTCGTGCGAGTTCCGGCTCGTCCCTGTCGCAATCTTGGATCACGGCTCCGGACATCTGCGTTACGACCGGCCGGTGCTGCAGGAAAACGAGCACTTGGTCATGGACTGCCATTCCCATGGCACGTTTGAAGCCTTCTTCTCGGGAACCGACAATCAGGACGACAGGCACGACGTGAAATTTGCGTTCGTGCTGGGCAACTGCGCAAGCATTCGCCCGTCCATGGCGTTAAGGTTGTGCGTCAAGGGCATCTTCGAACGTGTCCACGACATACCGGCCGCCTGGAGGCAGAAGTTCGGCATTCGGGAGGTTGTGTGA
- a CDS encoding PRTRC system protein B, translating into MAKILTASRSHDVALQGAILLYGPAEGQFTYSTAHRITHEAGTRKPAIGPGVPLNRRALIHAVTQVALSALPKGEFLTPNVLSVSTRAVTWWCPPAIRRVFFQCKELGTRSAVVPHPGLVFQAANDGFSVFALMEDVRPTPESMLHEPPYFNTWDVGRICIGSAQVPKQIDVASIAGWEEAFFSSAFTHPNRGAQRVKFERGVYAFWKEMLDGNFAEYPKEVLIPLKKSLGDLIAGKVGG; encoded by the coding sequence ATGGCCAAGATCTTGACCGCCAGTCGGTCTCATGACGTGGCCCTGCAAGGGGCCATTTTGCTGTATGGGCCGGCCGAGGGGCAGTTCACATACTCGACGGCACACCGCATCACTCACGAGGCGGGGACTCGAAAGCCTGCAATCGGCCCGGGTGTTCCGCTCAATCGGCGAGCACTCATTCACGCTGTGACCCAGGTTGCTTTGTCAGCGTTGCCGAAGGGCGAGTTCCTGACGCCGAACGTACTGTCCGTGAGCACGCGCGCCGTAACGTGGTGGTGCCCGCCGGCGATTCGCCGGGTGTTCTTTCAATGCAAAGAATTGGGTACGCGCAGTGCGGTAGTGCCGCACCCGGGCTTGGTGTTCCAGGCGGCCAATGACGGGTTCAGCGTGTTTGCCTTGATGGAGGACGTCAGGCCGACGCCGGAATCCATGCTGCACGAGCCGCCGTACTTCAATACGTGGGACGTGGGAAGGATTTGCATCGGCTCTGCGCAGGTTCCGAAGCAGATCGATGTCGCTTCGATTGCCGGTTGGGAAGAAGCCTTCTTCTCGTCGGCCTTCACGCATCCAAACCGCGGCGCCCAACGCGTCAAGTTCGAAAGAGGTGTGTACGCCTTCTGGAAGGAGATGCTCGATGGCAACTTTGCCGAGTACCCGAAGGAAGTGCTCATTCCGTTGAAGAAATCGCTCGGTGATCTCATCGCCGGCAAAGTTGGAGGTTGA
- a CDS encoding PRTRC system protein C has translation MAITINTVKREFSYNGMTLADPGTQFTPDQVRDMYTAQYPELTTAAVEGPEYKGENAVYKFVRAAGAKGNHA, from the coding sequence ATGGCTATCACCATCAACACGGTCAAGCGCGAGTTTTCCTACAACGGCATGACGCTTGCCGATCCGGGAACGCAGTTCACTCCGGACCAAGTGCGCGACATGTACACCGCCCAGTATCCCGAACTCACCACGGCAGCCGTGGAGGGTCCGGAGTACAAGGGGGAAAACGCTGTGTACAAGTTCGTGCGTGCCGCGGGCGCAAAGGGCAACCATGCGTAA
- a CDS encoding PRTRC system protein E, which yields MFQELVPLVKASDKVVITLSMQGDEMTVVVAPTVSKPDDAALVAPIALTATPAELDAEFANAIGGVTQARQGLAEQVESTKAVIQAATAAQSNKATKALATSNRANPKLPAPKSKGMDDDDDDGVVDVEVTETTSGSTSSSAKDAQGDKKSSGTSLADLLG from the coding sequence ATGTTTCAAGAACTGGTGCCGCTCGTGAAGGCGAGCGACAAGGTTGTTATCACCCTTTCAATGCAGGGTGACGAGATGACCGTGGTCGTCGCGCCGACCGTCAGCAAGCCGGACGACGCAGCCCTGGTTGCGCCGATTGCTCTGACGGCCACGCCGGCGGAGTTGGATGCTGAGTTTGCCAATGCGATCGGTGGTGTGACGCAGGCCCGCCAGGGTCTCGCCGAACAGGTCGAGTCCACGAAGGCGGTGATTCAAGCGGCTACCGCTGCTCAGTCGAACAAGGCGACCAAGGCCCTCGCGACATCCAATCGCGCCAATCCGAAGTTGCCGGCGCCCAAGTCGAAAGGCATGGACGACGACGATGACGATGGTGTGGTCGATGTTGAGGTCACTGAAACGACGTCCGGTAGCACGAGTTCGTCAGCTAAAGATGCGCAAGGCGACAAAAAATCGTCTGGCACCTCCCTCGCTGATCTGCTCGGTTAA
- a CDS encoding PRTRC system protein F — MSQCVPAIARLRHTDEGDLTGLIRAHFEAGPLSPRDARSSGNAGDMFAEAMFAWLRRRTPTCKRLLFGFALLDQAAARDQVDQFGWETDLSAPLYLAIELPHEQIFEIGARMHPLQRAHPGLLCSVMALINEASCNSLFLRTPSYFLEMFARWWWDWDEGVSDENARESLADRLGADSEDIERYLPSNVRPVLAPEEMFPERGKRKGRKGPRRSVLKRSEVLELARSSSRWIQRVCRAMLQLEDALQRAKGSKLFEHSQWAEPAYSAASIAVFSEEWIGELLDDHFECISNSGEATMYQVLIPLASDPQQVPKQYEDLSRMFEIVKALDQLLTIISR; from the coding sequence ATTTCACAATGCGTTCCAGCGATTGCACGCCTTCGGCATACCGACGAGGGAGACCTTACCGGTCTGATACGGGCGCATTTCGAGGCTGGTCCGCTCTCGCCGCGCGACGCTCGCTCCAGCGGCAATGCTGGTGACATGTTCGCAGAGGCGATGTTCGCGTGGCTGCGGCGACGCACACCGACGTGCAAGCGGCTTCTGTTTGGGTTCGCTTTGCTCGACCAGGCGGCAGCACGCGATCAGGTCGATCAGTTTGGATGGGAGACGGACCTCTCGGCGCCGTTGTACTTGGCGATCGAGTTGCCTCATGAGCAGATCTTCGAGATTGGCGCACGGATGCACCCACTGCAGCGCGCCCACCCCGGGCTCTTGTGCTCTGTGATGGCGCTGATCAACGAAGCGTCCTGCAACTCGCTCTTCTTGCGCACACCGAGTTACTTCCTGGAGATGTTCGCCAGGTGGTGGTGGGATTGGGATGAGGGTGTGTCCGACGAGAACGCGAGGGAGAGTCTTGCTGATCGCCTTGGGGCTGACAGTGAGGACATCGAGCGCTACCTGCCTTCCAATGTTCGTCCGGTCCTGGCGCCGGAAGAAATGTTCCCCGAGCGCGGCAAGCGCAAGGGCCGGAAAGGCCCTCGGCGGTCCGTTCTCAAGAGGTCGGAGGTGCTGGAGCTGGCGCGTTCGTCAAGTCGCTGGATTCAGCGGGTATGCCGCGCGATGCTGCAGCTGGAAGATGCACTGCAGCGCGCCAAGGGCTCGAAGCTCTTCGAACATTCGCAATGGGCCGAACCTGCATATTCGGCCGCTTCCATTGCGGTGTTTTCCGAAGAGTGGATCGGCGAACTGCTGGATGACCATTTCGAATGCATTAGCAATAGCGGAGAGGCGACGATGTACCAGGTGCTGATTCCGCTGGCGAGCGACCCGCAACAGGTGCCCAAGCAGTATGAGGACCTGTCGCGCATGTTCGAGATCGTAAAGGCTCTCGACCAATTACTGACCATCATTTCACGATAG